From Penaeus vannamei isolate JL-2024 chromosome 37, ASM4276789v1, whole genome shotgun sequence, one genomic window encodes:
- the LOC138859645 gene encoding micronuclear linker histone polyprotein-like, with protein sequence MENFNNYRFSFFSYNTNTFSTKGTDASNCIFTQAESRSKKDSSERSRRDRSKRPRKDRSKRSRNDSSRSKDSSKRSRNDSSRSKDSSKRSRKGRSKRSGKDSNKRSEKDSSKSERSKDSSKRSEKDRSKRSRKDSSKRSGKDSSKRSRKDSSKRSKDSSRRSRKDSSERSKDSSKRLEDRSKRSRKDSSKRSGKDSSERSREDSSKRSKKDSSKRSRKNSSKRSREDRRKRSKDSSKRSRKDSSKRSRKESSKRSRKDSSKRSRKDRSKRSGEDSCERSMKDSSRSEKDSSKRSGKDRSKRSWRRVAKGQRRTISKG encoded by the exons ATGGAGAACTTCAACAACTATCGGTTCAGTTTCTTCAGTTATAATACTAACACTTTTTCGACGAAAG GTACAGATGCTTCAAACTGCATATTCACTCAGGCGGAATCAAGGTCAAAGAAGGACAGTAGTGAAAGGTCAAGGAGGGACAGAAGTAAAAGGCCAAGGAAGGACAggagtaaaaggtcaaggaacgACAGTAGTAGGtcaaaggacagtagtaaaaggtcaaggaacgACAGTAGTAGGtcaaaggacagtagtaaaaggtcaaggaagggcAGAAGTAAAAGGTCAGGGAAGGACAGTAATAAAAGGTCAgaaaaggacagtagtaaaag TGAAAGGtcaaaggacagtagtaaaaggtcagagaaggacagaagtaaaaggtcaaggaaggacagtagtaaaaggtcagggaaggacagtagtaaaaggtcaaggaaggacagtagtaaaaggtcaaaggACAGTAGTagaaggtcaaggaaggacagtagtgAAAGATCAAAGGACAGCAGTAAAAGGTTAGAGGACagaagtaaaaggtcaaggaaggacagtagtaaaaggtcagggAAGGACAGTAGTGAAAGGTCAAGGGAGGACAGTAGCAAAAGGTCaaagaaggacagtagtaaaaggtcaaggaagaacagtagtaaaaggtcaagagaGGACAGACGTAAAAGGtcaaaggacagtagtaaaaggtcaaggaaggacagtagtaaaaggtcaaggaaggaaagtagtaaaaggtcaagaaaggacagtagtaaaaggtcaaggaaggacagaagTAAAAGGTCAGGGGAAGACAGTTGTGAAAGGTCAATGAAGGACAGTAGTAGGTCAgagaaggacagtagtaaaaggtcagggAAGGACAGAAGTAAAAGGTCATGGAGGAGAGTAGCAAAAGGTCAAAGAAGGACAATATCAAAAGGTTAa